A single window of Syntrophotalea acetylenica DNA harbors:
- a CDS encoding TIGR00282 family metallophosphoesterase → MNILFIGDIIGRTGRRAVESRLHTLVDSRRVDLVVANGENAAAGFGLTANIAAELYDLGIDVLTSGNHIWDKREIYDYLDRESRLLRPANYPPGLPGRGCGVYTTAAGLEVGVLNLEGRVFMNNLDCPFRCADREIESLRRQTPIILVDFHAEATSEKAALGHYLDGRVSAVVGTHTHVQTADEGVLSKGTAYISDVGLTGSRDAVIGMRKEEAIDRFLTQLPVRFEVAKKDPILCAVLISVDETNGKALEMHRIMEDCG, encoded by the coding sequence TTGAATATTCTGTTTATCGGAGATATAATCGGGCGGACCGGAAGACGTGCGGTGGAGAGCCGATTGCACACCCTTGTCGATTCACGGCGGGTCGACCTGGTTGTGGCAAATGGTGAAAACGCTGCCGCCGGATTTGGCTTGACGGCCAATATTGCCGCCGAATTGTACGATCTGGGCATTGATGTCTTGACCTCGGGCAATCATATCTGGGACAAGCGGGAAATTTATGATTATCTCGACAGGGAGTCCCGCCTGCTGCGCCCTGCGAATTATCCACCGGGTCTGCCGGGTCGTGGCTGTGGCGTCTATACTACGGCTGCAGGCCTTGAAGTGGGTGTCCTCAATCTCGAGGGGAGGGTTTTCATGAACAATCTGGATTGCCCTTTTCGCTGTGCCGATCGGGAAATTGAAAGCCTGCGACGGCAGACACCGATCATTCTGGTCGATTTCCATGCCGAGGCCACCAGTGAGAAAGCCGCCTTGGGTCACTATCTCGACGGTCGGGTGTCGGCGGTTGTCGGCACCCATACCCACGTGCAGACTGCCGACGAAGGCGTGTTGAGCAAGGGAACCGCCTATATCTCGGACGTGGGGTTGACCGGCAGTCGGGATGCCGTGATCGGCATGCGTAAAGAAGAGGCCATTGACCGGTTCCTCACGCAGTTGCCGGTGCGTTTCGAAGTGGCTAAAAAGGATCCGATCCTGTGTGCCGTGCTGATCAGTGTCGATGAAACAAATGGCAAGGCCCTTGAGATGCATCGCATTATGGAAGACTGCGGCTAA
- the ftsY gene encoding signal recognition particle-docking protein FtsY, producing MVEEPVVEEPVVEEPVVEEPVVEEPVVEEPVVEEPVVEEPVVEEPVVEEPVVEEPVVEEPVGLLQRMRSGLAKTQASLVGRIDTLLRGHQGVDAELLEDLEEILITADLGMKTTQQLIQSLENRLDKGQLKDSATLRAALKEEIRARLANETALLDTESAKPFVIMVVGVNGVGKTTTIGKLAHQFARQGKKVLVGAGDTFRAAAAEQLEVWAERAGVEVIRQESGADPAAVAFDAIKAARSRAADILLLDTAGRLHTKVNLMEELKKIRRVLEREVPGAPHETLLVVDATTGQNALVQARLFQQAVAVSGLALTKLDGTARGGMLVAIGEELGLPIRYVGIGEGIDDLRPFDAEVFIEALFSQDG from the coding sequence GTGGTCGAGGAGCCGGTGGTCGAGGAGCCGGTGGTCGAGGAGCCGGTGGTCGAGGAGCCGGTGGTCGAGGAGCCGGTGGTCGAGGAGCCGGTGGTCGAGGAGCCGGTGGTCGAGGAGCCGGTGGTCGAGGAGCCGGTGGTCGAGGAGCCGGTGGTCGAGGAGCCGGTGGTCGAGGAGCCGGTGGGCCTGCTGCAACGTATGCGGAGCGGTTTGGCCAAAACCCAGGCTTCTCTGGTGGGGCGCATCGACACGCTACTGCGCGGCCATCAGGGCGTCGATGCCGAACTGCTGGAAGATCTCGAAGAGATATTGATTACCGCCGATCTGGGGATGAAAACCACCCAGCAACTTATCCAGTCGCTGGAAAACCGCCTGGATAAAGGTCAGCTCAAGGATTCCGCAACCTTGCGTGCCGCTCTCAAAGAGGAAATCCGCGCACGCCTCGCCAATGAAACGGCTCTCCTGGATACCGAGAGCGCCAAGCCCTTCGTCATCATGGTTGTGGGGGTGAATGGCGTCGGCAAGACCACCACTATCGGCAAATTGGCCCATCAGTTCGCACGTCAGGGTAAAAAGGTATTGGTCGGCGCGGGCGATACCTTCCGGGCGGCGGCTGCCGAACAGCTTGAAGTGTGGGCAGAGCGCGCCGGCGTTGAGGTGATACGTCAGGAGTCCGGGGCAGATCCCGCGGCCGTTGCTTTCGACGCGATCAAGGCTGCCCGGTCCCGCGCTGCCGACATTCTTTTGCTGGATACCGCAGGGCGGCTCCACACCAAGGTCAATCTCATGGAGGAGCTCAAGAAGATCCGCCGGGTTCTGGAGCGCGAAGTGCCCGGCGCGCCCCATGAAACCCTGTTGGTGGTGGATGCAACCACCGGACAGAATGCGCTGGTACAGGCCCGTCTTTTCCAGCAGGCCGTGGCGGTGTCCGGGCTGGCTTTGACAAAACTCGACGGCACGGCGCGAGGCGGTATGCTGGTCGCCATAGGAGAGGAACTCGGTCTGCCGATTCGTTATGTGGGTATCGGTGAAGGGATTGACGACCTTCGCCCCTTCGACGCGGAAGTGTTTATAGAAGCTCTTTTTTCGCAGGACGGATAA
- a CDS encoding cell division protein ZapB yields the protein MDLTLIIQLEKRIDQLLARKQALEEQCQQLLADRDRLLQERERFASEVDRILAKLDGLDQEVS from the coding sequence GTGGATTTGACTCTGATAATTCAGTTGGAAAAAAGAATTGATCAGCTTCTGGCGCGCAAGCAGGCGCTGGAAGAGCAATGCCAGCAGTTGCTGGCGGACAGGGATCGCCTTCTTCAGGAGCGGGAGCGTTTTGCTTCCGAAGTGGATCGGATTCTGGCCAAGCTTGATGGACTGGATCAGGAGGTGTCTTGA
- the tyrS gene encoding tyrosine--tRNA ligase, with protein sequence MKSVQEQMAIIRRGAVEILVESELEQKLKKSVATGVPLKIKAGFDPTAPDLHIGHTVLIQKLKQFQDLGHEVNFLIGDFTGMIGDPTGKNETRKALTREAVLKNAETYKEQVFKILDPARTRVVFNSTWMGRMSAADLIALAARYTVARMLERDDFHKRFTGQQPIAIHEFLYPLVQGYDSVALRADVELGGTDQKFNLLVGRELQKQEGQEPQCVLTMPLLEGLDGVNKMSKSLGNYIGITESPKEIFGKVMSISDELMLRYYELLSDVDLAQLQRVCDGVEGKSGGAHPMESKKALARELVARFYDHDAAVRAEEDFVLQFRQKEIPDDIPEYVSGDKQPVWVCKLMADAGLVASNGEARRLVKQGAVKLNGQKLSDADQEVAPCGELILQAGKRRFVRIKFSQKK encoded by the coding sequence ATGAAGTCGGTTCAGGAACAAATGGCCATCATCCGGCGCGGTGCCGTGGAGATTCTGGTCGAAAGCGAACTCGAGCAAAAACTCAAGAAGTCCGTCGCGACCGGCGTGCCTCTGAAAATCAAGGCAGGCTTTGATCCGACCGCTCCTGATCTGCACATTGGCCATACGGTTCTGATTCAGAAACTGAAGCAGTTTCAGGATCTTGGGCACGAGGTGAATTTTCTTATCGGGGATTTCACGGGCATGATCGGGGACCCCACCGGAAAAAACGAGACGCGCAAAGCATTGACCCGTGAAGCCGTATTGAAAAATGCCGAAACCTACAAGGAGCAGGTTTTTAAAATCCTTGATCCGGCTCGCACCCGGGTTGTGTTCAACAGTACCTGGATGGGGCGAATGTCGGCAGCCGACCTGATCGCACTGGCGGCACGATACACCGTGGCGCGCATGCTCGAACGCGACGATTTTCACAAGCGTTTCACGGGGCAGCAACCCATAGCGATTCACGAATTTCTGTATCCTCTTGTTCAGGGATATGACTCCGTGGCACTCCGGGCCGATGTTGAGCTCGGGGGGACCGACCAGAAATTCAATCTTCTGGTCGGCCGGGAATTGCAAAAGCAGGAAGGGCAGGAACCCCAGTGTGTCCTTACCATGCCGTTGCTCGAAGGACTTGACGGCGTCAATAAAATGAGCAAGTCGCTCGGTAATTACATAGGTATCACCGAGTCTCCCAAGGAAATTTTCGGCAAGGTGATGAGTATCTCCGATGAACTCATGCTGCGTTATTACGAGCTGTTGTCGGACGTCGACCTGGCCCAATTGCAACGGGTGTGTGATGGCGTCGAGGGCAAGTCGGGGGGAGCGCATCCGATGGAAAGCAAAAAGGCACTGGCGCGGGAGTTGGTCGCGCGTTTTTACGACCATGACGCCGCAGTGCGCGCCGAAGAGGATTTTGTCCTGCAGTTCAGGCAGAAAGAAATCCCCGATGACATCCCTGAGTATGTTTCGGGGGACAAGCAGCCCGTCTGGGTCTGTAAGCTGATGGCCGATGCGGGGCTTGTCGCTTCCAATGGCGAGGCTCGCCGTCTTGTTAAACAAGGGGCGGTGAAGCTCAATGGCCAAAAATTGTCGGATGCAGACCAGGAAGTAGCGCCTTGCGGGGAGCTGATCCTGCAGGCCGGCAAGCGGCGTTTTGTCCGGATAAAATTTTCACAAAAAAAATGA
- a CDS encoding cell division protein ZapA, protein MKHAVQVTLLGQQYTIRSAMAPEEVCRVADFVNEKIAEVMASSRAVDTLNIAVLALLNVGEAYLRLHDAVQHQDDSANARLRDLVARLESTCPDFLTRES, encoded by the coding sequence TTGAAGCACGCTGTCCAGGTTACGCTTTTGGGCCAGCAGTACACCATCCGAAGCGCGATGGCGCCGGAAGAGGTTTGTCGGGTCGCCGATTTCGTAAACGAAAAAATCGCCGAGGTAATGGCCTCCAGCAGGGCGGTCGACACCTTGAATATCGCGGTCCTGGCCCTGCTCAATGTTGGAGAAGCGTATCTGCGGCTTCATGACGCCGTACAACATCAGGACGACAGTGCAAACGCGCGGTTGCGGGATCTTGTGGCACGTCTGGAATCGACTTGCCCCGATTTTCTGACGCGCGAGAGTTGA
- a CDS encoding 5-formyltetrahydrofolate cyclo-ligase, protein MPKKSLRSIMLARRKHLAAEVCLSHSIRIQRRLVMLDVFKSACCVALYSPIFNEVFTEEVFHQALRAGKVVVYPRVRGESLDFVSVSSPAEFAPGAFGVMEPTGSHLIPPSALDLILVPGVAFDLFGNRLGYGKGFYDRVLCLGSRSAISVGLCYEMQLLDELPVEDHDAGLDLLITEERVCPFTQSGRRLLQET, encoded by the coding sequence ATGCCCAAAAAATCGCTTCGCAGCATCATGCTGGCTCGTCGAAAACATCTGGCGGCGGAAGTCTGTCTCAGTCATAGCATCCGAATCCAGCGGCGGCTCGTAATGCTCGATGTCTTCAAATCGGCATGCTGCGTAGCTCTGTATAGTCCCATTTTTAATGAAGTATTCACCGAGGAGGTTTTTCATCAGGCCCTGCGTGCGGGCAAGGTTGTCGTTTATCCAAGGGTCAGAGGAGAGTCTCTCGATTTTGTGTCGGTATCTTCGCCCGCGGAATTTGCGCCGGGGGCGTTTGGAGTCATGGAGCCGACCGGATCGCATCTGATTCCACCCTCTGCGCTTGATCTCATTCTGGTGCCCGGCGTGGCTTTTGATCTGTTCGGCAATCGCCTCGGTTATGGCAAGGGATTTTACGACCGGGTTCTTTGCCTCGGGAGCCGTTCGGCAATTTCTGTGGGGCTGTGTTATGAAATGCAGTTGCTTGATGAACTTCCTGTTGAAGATCACGACGCAGGCCTGGACCTGCTGATCACCGAGGAACGGGTGTGCCCCTTCACCCAGTCCGGACGTCGTTTGCTGCAAGAAACATAA
- the smc gene encoding chromosome segregation protein SMC, translating to MQIKRIEIAGFKSFVDRATLDFGPGIAAVVGPNGCGKSNVVDAIRWALGEQSPRNLRGRAMEDVIFGGSESRKPVGMAEVSLVFVNEKGQGPATVRDYAEFMVTRRLFRNGDSEYLLNKTPCRLLDISELFMDTGIGARAYSIIEQGKVGQILNAKPEDRRFLIEEAAGVSKFKARKKTALRKIEATGQNLLRLRDIIGEVKRQLGGLKRQARKAEQYRAFREEEKQIELCFARRHHADLVRSGQQLNQQETLAERRVMELESRFQQHELKLAELRLVQAASERDLSQCQEGVFHLNGELQRVEARLEYVAQALANLDRQKEQYRQQSLALQQRLLEIGVEETALKEVAQSLSEELQERSLVMERESAILEEQLAAEHEGMTALEEARRALFEGMTALSRSRADLEDADRRLQGLEERISWLRREKIQLQEQRAAVQEVLVGGEQELENLRGLLDGLERDLQSSREQSHLRRRQMEDNEQQLLETQERLGECRSRLRSLEQMERNLEGCGAGVKLLWQDPRLQHHLVGMVADLIEVPAAYEVAVGAVLGERLQAPLLRQVQDALLALEILRDGGGRASLVLPCGSSAAGPQRAAGICLSELVVIREDAVSQLRSLFDDAYLVDDLTPFLGTVLPEGVVLVTAAGDRLDHRGVVHGGARTEMGYQLLSQKREIKDLRARQKILEQNLGVLRDERNEQKSAFEIAEQMQEALREELHAQQLKCAEREKDLARAAQELARLDERLEVAAFEDDQVEKERCALQRRRGEAEILCRQIDAGRLEQESAVARSEEQLRISRRGQDALREKVTALKVSLAELRERLEGGRRQSQQLSETGRDVQRQLDQLEQGRCQAESEVESLQDELKQLQMTLEALYQRQKEQQSRLNRLKDVAEQQQQQIVEQDESLRTVRGQLQQAREDLSGLQMRGREVAMEISHLRQDIAFRYRVELAQETMEETDGNFHPAAAEARLLELRRNIETIGEVNLTAIDAYRELEQRWEFLCRQEADLQGSLDGLHAAIAKINRTTRKRFRETFDQVNAMFQQIFPRLFLGGRAELTLTDEQDLLEAGIEIAVQPPGKRLQNVGLLSGGEKALTAIALIFAIFLIKPSPFCVLDEVDAPLDEANIQRFNDMVREMSSRSQFIVITHSKKTMEMADILYGVTMEDPGVSKLVSVQLNDY from the coding sequence ATGCAGATCAAACGCATAGAAATCGCTGGATTCAAGTCGTTTGTCGATCGGGCCACCCTTGATTTCGGTCCAGGTATAGCGGCTGTGGTCGGGCCCAACGGCTGTGGCAAAAGTAATGTGGTCGATGCGATTCGCTGGGCGCTGGGGGAGCAGAGTCCCAGGAATCTCCGCGGTCGGGCCATGGAAGACGTCATTTTTGGCGGCAGCGAAAGCCGCAAGCCGGTCGGCATGGCCGAGGTATCGCTGGTGTTTGTCAACGAGAAGGGGCAGGGGCCGGCCACGGTGCGCGATTATGCCGAGTTTATGGTAACCCGCCGTCTTTTCCGCAATGGTGACAGTGAATATTTGCTCAACAAGACCCCCTGCCGACTGCTGGACATTTCCGAGTTGTTCATGGATACCGGAATCGGCGCCCGGGCTTATTCCATTATCGAGCAGGGCAAGGTCGGCCAGATTCTCAACGCCAAGCCGGAGGACCGGCGATTTCTCATCGAAGAGGCTGCCGGCGTCAGCAAGTTCAAGGCGCGCAAAAAGACCGCCCTGCGAAAGATCGAGGCTACCGGGCAGAACCTGCTGCGGCTGCGCGACATTATCGGAGAGGTCAAACGTCAGCTGGGCGGCCTCAAACGGCAGGCTCGCAAAGCTGAACAGTATCGTGCGTTCCGCGAAGAAGAGAAGCAGATCGAGCTTTGCTTTGCCCGCCGCCATCATGCGGACCTGGTTCGCAGCGGCCAGCAGCTGAACCAGCAAGAAACCCTTGCTGAACGACGGGTAATGGAGTTGGAGAGCCGTTTTCAGCAACATGAACTCAAACTTGCCGAGCTGCGGCTGGTGCAGGCCGCATCCGAAAGGGATCTCAGCCAATGCCAGGAAGGGGTGTTTCACCTCAATGGGGAGCTGCAACGGGTCGAGGCCCGTCTCGAGTATGTAGCACAGGCGCTTGCGAATCTCGACCGTCAAAAAGAGCAGTATCGGCAGCAAAGTCTGGCTCTGCAGCAGCGTTTACTGGAGATCGGGGTTGAAGAGACCGCTCTAAAGGAGGTCGCACAGTCCCTGTCCGAAGAGTTGCAGGAGCGGTCCCTCGTCATGGAGAGGGAATCAGCCATTCTCGAGGAGCAACTGGCTGCGGAACATGAAGGCATGACGGCGCTGGAAGAAGCCCGAAGGGCGCTGTTCGAGGGGATGACCGCCTTGTCACGCAGCCGCGCTGATCTGGAAGACGCGGATCGGCGACTGCAGGGGCTGGAAGAGCGGATATCATGGCTGCGGCGCGAGAAAATCCAGTTGCAGGAGCAAAGAGCGGCTGTCCAGGAAGTCCTGGTAGGCGGTGAACAGGAACTGGAAAACCTTCGCGGGTTGCTGGACGGCCTGGAGCGGGATCTGCAGAGCAGCCGCGAACAGTCCCATCTGCGACGCCGACAAATGGAGGATAACGAGCAGCAACTGCTGGAGACGCAGGAGCGGCTTGGGGAGTGTCGGTCCAGGCTGCGGTCACTGGAGCAGATGGAGCGTAACCTCGAGGGCTGCGGTGCCGGCGTCAAGCTGTTGTGGCAGGATCCGCGCCTGCAGCATCATCTGGTTGGCATGGTTGCTGACCTTATCGAAGTACCCGCCGCGTATGAAGTGGCTGTCGGGGCGGTTCTGGGGGAGCGCCTGCAGGCGCCGCTGCTTCGACAGGTCCAGGATGCCCTGCTTGCCCTGGAGATCCTGCGGGATGGCGGCGGACGTGCCAGCCTTGTATTGCCGTGCGGCTCTTCGGCCGCCGGGCCACAACGCGCAGCGGGCATTTGCCTGTCCGAGCTGGTGGTTATCCGCGAAGATGCTGTCTCCCAGCTACGGTCATTGTTTGATGACGCGTATCTGGTGGATGATCTGACCCCCTTTCTGGGAACGGTTTTGCCAGAAGGCGTGGTTCTGGTTACGGCTGCCGGCGATCGTCTGGACCATCGCGGGGTGGTGCACGGCGGTGCCCGTACGGAAATGGGGTACCAGCTGCTTTCCCAGAAACGCGAGATCAAGGATCTGCGGGCCCGGCAGAAGATTCTCGAACAAAATCTTGGCGTTTTGCGCGATGAGCGAAACGAGCAGAAAAGCGCATTTGAAATTGCTGAACAGATGCAGGAGGCCTTGCGCGAGGAGCTTCACGCTCAGCAGCTGAAATGCGCGGAACGGGAAAAAGACCTGGCGCGGGCCGCTCAGGAGTTGGCCCGCCTTGATGAGCGCCTCGAGGTTGCTGCCTTCGAAGATGATCAGGTTGAAAAGGAACGTTGCGCTTTGCAGCGGCGGCGCGGTGAAGCCGAAATTCTTTGCCGGCAGATTGATGCTGGCCGCCTGGAGCAGGAATCGGCCGTTGCCCGGAGTGAGGAGCAGCTGCGGATATCGCGCCGGGGTCAGGATGCTCTGCGGGAAAAGGTGACGGCGCTCAAGGTTTCTCTTGCCGAGCTTCGCGAGCGACTGGAAGGCGGGCGGCGCCAAAGTCAGCAGCTTTCCGAAACCGGCCGGGATGTTCAGCGTCAGCTGGACCAGTTGGAGCAAGGTCGCTGTCAGGCCGAATCAGAAGTCGAAAGTCTTCAGGACGAATTGAAGCAGCTGCAGATGACATTGGAGGCATTGTATCAACGCCAAAAGGAACAGCAGTCGCGCCTGAATCGGCTTAAAGATGTTGCCGAACAGCAACAGCAGCAGATCGTGGAGCAGGATGAATCCCTGCGGACCGTGCGCGGCCAGCTGCAGCAAGCCCGGGAGGATCTCTCCGGGTTGCAGATGCGGGGGCGGGAAGTCGCGATGGAGATCAGCCACCTGCGCCAGGACATCGCTTTCCGATACCGTGTCGAACTGGCTCAAGAAACAATGGAGGAAACCGACGGCAATTTTCACCCCGCGGCCGCGGAAGCACGTCTCCTGGAATTGAGGCGCAACATCGAGACCATCGGCGAAGTGAACCTGACCGCTATCGATGCCTATCGCGAACTGGAACAACGCTGGGAGTTTTTATGCCGGCAGGAAGCTGATCTGCAAGGGTCTCTGGACGGACTGCACGCCGCCATTGCCAAAATCAACCGCACGACCCGCAAGCGGTTTCGCGAAACCTTTGATCAGGTCAACGCCATGTTTCAGCAGATATTCCCGCGGCTGTTTCTGGGGGGCAGGGCGGAGTTGACGCTGACCGACGAGCAGGATCTGCTCGAGGCTGGAATCGAGATCGCGGTGCAACCCCCCGGCAAACGGCTGCAGAATGTCGGTCTCTTGTCCGGCGGGGAGAAGGCATTGACGGCCATTGCCCTGATTTTCGCCATTTTTCTTATCAAGCCATCACCGTTTTGCGTGCTGGACGAGGTCGATGCTCCGCTGGACGAGGCCAATATCCAGCGTTTTAATGACATGGTGCGCGAAATGTCGTCCAGATCGCAGTTCATTGTCATAACGCATAGCAAAAAAACCATGGAAATGGCCGATATTCTTTATGGTGTGACTATGGAGGATCCCGGTGTTTCCAAACTGGTATCCGTTCAGCTAAACGATTATTGA
- a CDS encoding roadblock/LC7 domain-containing protein, translated as MPFKTVLRDLVNSVPGARGAIIADWEGEAVDQVGPMDEYDLRLVGAHKGIILGNLRVMLDRIGNDDLREVIISTRDTQTLVLPITPDYFLVLAGCRNQLLGRARFAARRCVQILRQEID; from the coding sequence ATGCCTTTTAAAACAGTTCTCAGGGATCTTGTGAACAGCGTTCCCGGTGCCAGGGGTGCCATTATCGCCGACTGGGAAGGCGAAGCCGTGGATCAGGTCGGCCCCATGGACGAATACGACCTTCGGCTTGTCGGCGCCCACAAGGGCATCATACTCGGGAATCTGAGAGTCATGCTCGACCGTATCGGTAACGATGATCTGCGCGAAGTGATAATTTCTACCCGTGACACTCAGACCCTGGTTTTGCCGATCACCCCCGATTATTTCCTGGTGCTTGCCGGGTGCCGGAATCAGTTGCTGGGTCGCGCCCGTTTTGCCGCACGCCGCTGCGTGCAGATCCTCAGGCAGGAAATTGACTGA